Proteins encoded by one window of Glycine soja cultivar W05 chromosome 15, ASM419377v2, whole genome shotgun sequence:
- the LOC114386829 gene encoding uncharacterized protein LOC114386829: MVYSKAPTAYYSTLHDSISSLCKTILPFGLKKHRCLVSAEQKLWQLQSDNLKWQRDSLYQMLNLVALHRDDILSEAEVSAFRTHLLETLLASPPPHQDHALIIKDKLMFLQELLNAKCISEGEYHSSRRPLLVRLAVQGGEIEGRDVIIAGSKDTKQDSEEEWSEIDLKDEQCLVNKENSNSKKTSKQARKQVVKGATSVFGFGSSYKPSKNSTERSIFNSPSLHKHSAQSKMSSPSIYAQSELRHSKENNPFWDGPEKMKRKPFRALFHRDKNKKEGNGGGDGLEAAEKSANKQWGFDGLRKWKKSDTDDDTVPLSLNERSDSVAYLPSYQLSSTIPYGELSMKNKLHSGLSPSDFSMDDKKELSRTPTEMRSTNTNLNFSRDQKQANSTKLPDYYKAELESDFPKPLDVVKKQFKDSVGEFENMHNDAENSMGWTTFEDEENLHPNLFVHQEKSLRKQ, translated from the exons ATGGTGTATTCGAAGGCACCCACAGCGTACTACTCGACCCTGCACGACTCAATATCTTCTCTGTGCAAGACCATTTTACCCTTCGGCCTCAAGAAACATCGGTGTCTCGTTTCCGCAGAGCAGAAGCTGTGGCAGCTTCAATCCGACAACCTCAAATGGCAGCGAGATTCTCTCTATCAGATGCTGAATTTGGTGGCTCTTCACAGAGATGACATTCTTTCTGAAGCTGAGGTTTCGGCTTTCAGGACCCATTTGCTCGAAACCCTTCTTGCTTCTCCCCCTCCGCACCAGGATCATGCCCTCATCATCAAAGATAAGCTTATGTTTCTGCAG GAACTTCTTAATGCAAAGTGCATTTCGGAAGGGGAGTACCACTCTTCAAGAAGGCCTTTGCTTGTGAGACTTGCAGTTCAAGGAGGTGAGATTGAAGGCAGGGATGTGATCATTGCAGGGTCAAAAGACACCAAGCAAGATTCGGAGGAAGAATGGTCAGAGATAGACTTGAAGGATGAGCAGTGCTTGGTGAACAAAGAGAACTCAAATTCCAAGAAGACATCAAAACAGGCAAGGAAGCAGGTTGTTAAAGGAGCAACCTCGGTTTTCGGCTTTGGCTCTTCTTACAAGCCTAGCAAAAACTCGACGGAGAGGAGCATATTCAATTCACCCTCTTTACACAAGCACTCAGCACAATCAAAAATGTCTTCTCCATCTATCTATGCACAAAGTGAATTGAGGCATTCTAAGGAAAACAACCCCTTCTGGGATGGGCCGGAGAAGATGAAGAGGAAACCATTTAGAGCTCTATTTCATAGGGATAAGAATAAGAAAGAGGGGAATGGTGGTGGAGACGGTCTTGAAGCAGCAGAGAAATCAGCTAATAAACAATGGGGGTTTGATGGGTTGAGGAAATGGAAGAAAAGTGACACAGATGATGACACAGTTCCTTTGTCTCTAAATGAGAGGTCTGATAGTGTGGCATACTTGCCTTCCTATCAGCTTTCTTCAACAATTCCATATGGTGAGCTTTCAATGAAGAACAAGTTGCACTCTGGTCTATCACCATCTGATTTTTCCATGGATGATAAG AAGGAGCTGTCTAGAACCCCTACAGAAATGAGGAGCACAAACACAAATCTCAACTTCTC GAGGGATCAGAAGCAAGCAAATTCTACCAAACTTCCAGATTACTACAAGGCCGAGTTAGAAAGTGACTTTCCCAA GCCATTGGATGTGGTGAAGAAACAATTTAAAGACAGTGttggagaatttgaaaatatgCACAATGATGCAGAAAACTCAATGGGGTGGACAACATTTGAAGACGAGGAAAACCTTCACCCaaatctttttgttcatcaaGAAAAATCATTGCGCAAGCAGTAA